Below is a window of Neofelis nebulosa isolate mNeoNeb1 chromosome 8, mNeoNeb1.pri, whole genome shotgun sequence DNA.
GCCACGTGAGCCGAAGAAGACGATGAAGTAGACAGAGTTGTAGAGGGCGATGGAGGCGTTCTGCCCGCACTGCAGCAGCTGGCGGTCCCCGCGGCCCTGGCAGCGGCAGAAGAACTCCAGGCAGCTCAGGATCTCGCGCATCTGGTCCTGGCAGGCGGCGGCGATCTCCTGCACCCGGCGCAACTCCCGGGAATTGCAGAAGATCAGGGAGAGGTCGGACGTGATGGTGACGGCCCCTCCGGCGGtggccacccccagccccacggcCGACGCCACCAGCGAGACCCCCAGGGTGAGCGGGCTGAGCGAGAGCCCCACGATGGCGGCCACGGCGCCCGCGGCGCTCAGCGAGCTGCCCGCCACGTTGGCCGCCAGGGAGCGCCGGCGGAGGCGCTCGAGGCGCCGGGCCACCTCGCGCAGGCGCAGTACCTGGCCGTGCAGCCGGCCGCGGCGGTCCAGCAGCAGCCCCTGGAAGCGGCGCAGCGCGTCGGCGCCCTGCAGCTCCCGCGCCGCCGGCCTCTCCATGCCCTGCGGGGACACAGACGCGCGGTTAGCGCGGAGTCTCGGTGCTCCCCCCACGCCCCAGAGGCTCCGCAGCGACTGCCACGCGAGGGGGAACGGGCGGGGCATTTTCCAGCGAGTCCTGTGGGTCAGGTGCGCAGGGACCAGTTCTGTACTCTGGGACAAGGCACCCCAGTTCCCGGGACCTTAAAAACGCGTATGCAATGCCCTCGTCCGCTTCTCTCCCCCCGGGGAACGCTAAGGGTGGGCTTTATTAACTGTTAAATAAGAGGTAAGCTCAGTGAGGAGGGGGTGCCGGCATTACTCTGCCGCAATACTGAGGCCTCTGCTCTGTTTAAAACATCACTTTACAGGTGGTGAGTTGTACCAGTTCGCAAAGCCCTGTCCTTACCTGAGGACTCGGATCCTAACACTTTTGCAATTCATTGTTTTGCGTCTGGGATGAGTGAAAAAGACAAGTCCCCCCAAAACTCAAAAATCACATTGTCCATCAAATGTAAGGGACTAATTTTGCTATATTAGATGCTTCCCTGAAGCAACTCTTGTGCTTATTGTTTTTCCAGGCTCTTACCTTACAATCAAGCCTAAAATGTTCTTTGGGCTATCTTTTCTAAGTCTCACTCTTTGATGGGTGCTTCATTAAAACTAAGTtccagtaggggcgcctgggtggctgggtcggttgggcatctgacttcagctcaggtcatgatctcgcggtctatgagttagggccccgcgtcgggctctgtgctgacagctcagagcctggagcctgtttcagattctgtgtctccctctctctctgcccctcccctgttcatgctctgtctctctgtcttaaaaataaataagcgttaaaaaaattaaaaaaaaaaaaaaaaaacctaagttcCAGTAAATGAATACTGCTATGTTTCTTTATTCCAAAAGCTTCCTTAAAAAATGAGTAGccactgaataaaataaagtgtCCAACATTTTTAACAACTCACTGAGGGCTACCTAGTACCAAGTTGAGTTGAAGCCAATTGGAGATGACTAAGAGAGACAACTGTACATCTGGGGTAAAAGTATATCCTTCCTAGTTGCCAAAGATCCCCACCTTCATAACCACTGTACTCATCATTATTAGGACCTTCTTAAAAGTGGCATATAAGCCATAGCAATAGAGCATTTCAATACTGTGACATATCAGCATAGAATCATTATTCTCAtctgaaagatgagaaaattgaaacacAGACACATTCTAGATACAGCTGATTCTTCACAGAACCATCTAGAATCTTGGTCTCCTGACTCCTAGGTCTTAATTGTATTCACATGCCCCCATTATTCCACTCACCAGTGATAAATTTCCAAGTAAAGAGACCTCTTAGCAAAATGAGGTAAAGTCACACAAAATATATAGTGGACCAAGGATATAACCCCCGTATTACAATCCCAATGGCAATCTTTCAGACAGAATCCTTCTAGGCTCCCCCACTTACCATTCACTTCTGGCTATctccaggaaagaaaaatctgaggCTGTTTCTGGATGAGCATGCTTTATAGTTCCAGAGAACCAATGATTGCTGTGGGAAAGCCTGGTCTCATTCTCAGAATTTGCCATTTCCTGTCCTGGCCCCTGCTGCCTTCAACCAGAAGGATGTGACATGGTGGAAAATGACCTGCCAGCCACACAGCACATCCCGTATCTAGGAAATGAACATTGTGTGTTCGCTTTCCCCCAAACGCAGGAAAAGAACCACAGGCTCTTCCCCAACTTGAAACAAGTGTTGTCATTCTCCCAAGGGGCATACCCTGCCTTTCCTCTCCTGAGAACAGCTAATGACGTTATCTGGGAGGACAACTAACGTACCCCAGGCTGACCAATTATAGTGTTTCTTGAGAGGGCACCatcacaaaatcattttttacaaagaaaaagaagagggagaaccCTCTTGTGTTTGAGGTAGCTACTCATAATCCactcccatattttaaaaatcactgtggaTCTGAGTGGTTGAAAGGCGATTCATTCAGCCCACAGCCTTAAGAATGTAAGACCACACCCACAGGAAGTGCTGCGTGCAGTTTTGGGCATCTCCAGCTGTGGAGAAGTTACTGGAGGTCTCAGAAAGGGCACACTGCAGACCAAATGCGTCAGAAAAATCAGTGGGGTCAGGCTGTACAAGGAGCTAATTATACACTTTCAACAGCCTGGATTTGGCTTCCTGGGTTTTCATTTGAAGTGGCAATTATAGCCCATACAGTAGTTAAATGAATGGATCCTATCCCTAGGTTAGCGAAGCATGGGCTGAAGGGCAATCATCTGGATAATTCAGAAGGGAAAAACACATACAGCATCTGTGGATACTTTCTGGGGCATTCAGATATGTGGTTGGA
It encodes the following:
- the APOLD1 gene encoding apolipoprotein L domain-containing protein 1 isoform X2; protein product: MERPAARELQGADALRRFQGLLLDRRGRLHGQVLRLREVARRLERLRRRSLAANVAGSSLSAAGAVAAIVGLSLSPLTLGVSLVASAVGLGVATAGGAVTITSDLSLIFCNSRELRRVQEIAAACQDQMREILSCLEFFCRCQGRGDRQLLQCGQNASIALYNSVYFIVFFGSRGFLIPRRAEGATKVSQAVLKAKIQKLAESLESCTGALDELSQQLESRVQLRTKGGRGPDLKISADQPAGLFF
- the APOLD1 gene encoding apolipoprotein L domain-containing protein 1 isoform X1 — translated: MGMERPAARELQGADALRRFQGLLLDRRGRLHGQVLRLREVARRLERLRRRSLAANVAGSSLSAAGAVAAIVGLSLSPLTLGVSLVASAVGLGVATAGGAVTITSDLSLIFCNSRELRRVQEIAAACQDQMREILSCLEFFCRCQGRGDRQLLQCGQNASIALYNSVYFIVFFGSRGFLIPRRAEGATKVSQAVLKAKIQKLAESLESCTGALDELSQQLESRVQLRTKGGRGPDLKISADQPAGLFF